The proteins below are encoded in one region of Haloarcula marismortui ATCC 43049:
- a CDS encoding IS5-like element ISHma6 family transposase → MDSATLQNEPSVESFFNVAETETLALFEHLSFEFLGEFDVFAPAETGRTREHKPPEMLRGFLHCYYRDIYGIRPAERELQNTVVWLSCGFDRPPSRDAVDRFLTDLEHVVDEVFDHLVEQAARRGLLDLTYCIDSTDVRAMPADQDASKCYDPTDEEYYYGYGCTIVSTGQKIPIAAEFTESKQAPEETAMRVTCDALAVAKPIWMVGDSAYDTLDWHDHLLAAGVVPVAPYNARNADDPKDIEYRVEDRIEKHSEDVQLKQSILNQTYNRRTGVERTNESVKDCGLGRTHARGRAHARAQVFLALCLRLVVAITNYERGDNPGSTIITV, encoded by the coding sequence ATGGACTCAGCGACCCTGCAGAATGAGCCTTCGGTAGAGTCGTTCTTCAATGTCGCGGAGACCGAGACGTTAGCGTTGTTTGAGCATCTCTCCTTCGAGTTTCTTGGCGAGTTCGACGTGTTCGCCCCGGCGGAGACGGGGCGAACACGAGAGCATAAACCACCAGAGATGCTGCGTGGGTTCCTCCACTGCTATTACCGTGATATCTACGGAATTCGTCCTGCTGAGCGGGAGCTTCAGAACACGGTTGTCTGGCTGAGCTGTGGCTTCGATCGACCGCCGTCAAGAGACGCGGTCGATCGGTTCCTTACTGACCTCGAACACGTCGTCGACGAAGTCTTTGACCACCTCGTCGAGCAGGCCGCCCGGCGCGGCCTGCTCGACTTGACCTACTGCATCGATTCAACCGACGTGAGGGCGATGCCCGCTGACCAAGATGCGTCGAAATGCTACGATCCAACCGATGAAGAGTACTACTACGGCTACGGCTGTACGATTGTTTCGACCGGACAAAAAATACCGATTGCAGCGGAGTTCACCGAGAGCAAACAAGCGCCAGAAGAGACGGCGATGCGCGTCACCTGTGACGCGCTCGCCGTCGCCAAGCCGATTTGGATGGTCGGTGACAGCGCCTACGACACCCTCGACTGGCACGACCACCTGCTGGCCGCAGGGGTCGTGCCAGTCGCCCCGTACAATGCTAGAAACGCTGACGACCCGAAAGATATCGAATACAGGGTCGAGGACCGCATTGAGAAACACAGCGAGGATGTACAGCTGAAACAATCGATACTAAACCAGACGTACAATCGCCGCACTGGAGTGGAACGAACCAACGAATCAGTGAAGGACTGCGGCCTCGGGCGAACGCACGCCCGAGGCCGCGCCCACGCACGAGCGCAGGTCTTCCTCGCACTGTGTCTTCGCCTGGTCGTCGCAATCACCAATTACGAACGCGGAGACAATCCGGGAAGCACGATCATCACGGTGTGA
- a CDS encoding metallophosphoesterase family protein, which translates to MTEATRIGLLSDIHANAVALRAVLDDMEPVDALLCAGDIVGYGPSPKACLNMVRDRSIPTVVGNHDRNVVRGMTWESGDEYARRVLSTDDLEWLGDLPRELRLFDERLKIVHDHPDEQDRYTEPADFSPTLLEDEDVLVLGHTHIQHAETFDDGLVINPGSVGQPRDGDPDAAYGVVGLSDLSVDLCRVPYDIERVQQRIEGTSISGRNGERLVFD; encoded by the coding sequence ATGACCGAGGCGACGCGCATCGGGTTGCTCTCCGATATTCATGCCAACGCTGTTGCATTGAGGGCGGTCCTTGACGATATGGAACCTGTCGATGCACTCCTCTGTGCCGGTGACATCGTCGGCTACGGGCCATCGCCCAAGGCATGTCTAAACATGGTCAGGGACCGAAGTATCCCGACCGTCGTGGGAAACCACGATCGCAATGTCGTCAGGGGGATGACCTGGGAATCTGGCGACGAATATGCTCGTCGAGTCCTTTCGACGGACGACCTCGAGTGGTTAGGGGATCTTCCCCGCGAACTCCGACTGTTCGACGAGCGACTCAAAATCGTGCATGACCATCCTGACGAGCAAGACCGATACACAGAACCGGCTGACTTTTCGCCAACACTCCTTGAGGACGAGGATGTCCTCGTTTTGGGCCACACGCACATCCAACACGCTGAGACATTCGATGACGGACTCGTGATCAACCCCGGCAGTGTCGGCCAACCTCGTGACGGCGATCCAGATGCTGCATATGGCGTCGTCGGTTTGTCCGACCTGTCTGTCGATCTCTGTCGGGTTCCATACGACATCGAACGCGTCCAACAGCGTATCGAAGGGACTTCGATTTCTGGCCGGAATGGAGAGCGACTGGTGTTCGATTAG